In Gammaproteobacteria bacterium, a single genomic region encodes these proteins:
- a CDS encoding HDOD domain-containing protein, protein MLTPQSLVARSKTVSSLPSVFLRLQNVVNDARSSNRDIANVISDDPGLAVRLLRVANSAFYGFPSKIDTVTRAVTVIGGKQLRDIALATSVIDLFKGVPQELVTMESFWRHSLACAVAARILATYRRASNVEHFFVAGLLHDIGRLIMYTEIPDQCRQLFAQREAENCLLYPLEKKLLGFNHADVSGALLEAWKLPPALSEPVARHHRPADAASTPEAGVSAALIHLADIIAHAMEMGSSGERYVPPLSAEAWQRLSLPESILPAVLKQLEYQYGDALALIDQAAD, encoded by the coding sequence GTGCTCACTCCCCAGAGCCTGGTCGCGCGCTCCAAAACAGTTTCCTCCCTGCCGTCCGTATTCCTGCGGCTGCAGAATGTGGTGAACGACGCGCGCAGCTCGAACCGCGATATCGCGAACGTGATCAGCGATGATCCCGGCCTGGCGGTCCGGCTCCTGCGCGTGGCGAACAGCGCCTTCTACGGCTTCCCGTCCAAGATAGACACCGTCACCCGCGCGGTGACGGTGATCGGCGGCAAGCAGCTGCGGGATATCGCGCTCGCGACCTCGGTCATCGACCTGTTCAAGGGCGTTCCGCAGGAGCTCGTGACCATGGAGTCCTTCTGGCGCCACAGCCTCGCCTGCGCCGTCGCGGCGCGCATCCTGGCCACCTACCGGCGTGCCAGCAACGTCGAGCACTTTTTCGTGGCCGGACTGCTGCACGACATCGGACGGCTCATCATGTACACGGAGATACCGGACCAATGCCGGCAGCTGTTCGCGCAGCGCGAGGCGGAGAACTGCCTGCTCTACCCGCTCGAGAAGAAGCTGCTCGGCTTCAATCACGCGGATGTCAGCGGCGCGCTGCTGGAGGCATGGAAGCTGCCGCCGGCGCTGTCCGAGCCGGTGGCGCGCCATCATCGCCCCGCCGATGCGGCGAGCACCCCCGAGGCCGGCGTGTCCGCCGCGCTGATCCACCTCGCCGACATCATCGCCCATGCCATGGAGATGGGCAGCAGCGGTGAACGCTATGTCCCGCCGCTCAGCGCGGAGGCCTGGCAGCGCCTGTCGCTGCCGGAAAGTATCCTGCCCGCCGTGCTCAAGCAGCTCGAATACCAGTACGGCGATGCGCTCGCCCTGATCGACCAGGCCGCGGACTGA
- the ppk1 gene encoding polyphosphate kinase 1, translated as MLDKSSKSPRPADVDLKQPDLYINRELSHLEFNWRVLLQSEDESIPLLERLRFLCIASIILDEFFEIRVAGFKQKVGVGSSQGGPDNLAPADVLKTIHARAKMLVKRQYQILNDVVLPKLAENNIRTIRRAGWTEKQEAWLRKFFHDELLPILSPLGLDPAHPFPRMLNKSLNFIVSLTGKDAFGRNSGLAVVQVPRALPRIIRLPQEETGGGPHDFVFLSSIIHAYADDLFHGMSVTGCYQFRVTRNSDLFVDDEEVDDLLRAVEGELFSRHYGDTVRLEIADNCPDDLVDFLLEQFGLTRDDLYQADGPVNLHRLIDIVDTVDRPELKFPSFTPSRPAQLVAGVDMFEAIRKGDILLHHPFESFAPVIEFVRQAATDPHVLSIKQTLYRTGSDSAIVDSLVIAARSGKEVTVVIELRARFDEEANVKLANRLQEAGAHVVYGIVGYKTHAKILLVVRREGRQLNNYVHLSTGNYHSRTARLYTDYGLFTCDKATGEDAHSVFQQLTSLGKVSKLNRLLQSPFTLHKSLLQKIQREADNAAAGKPARIIIKVNALIEPQLIQALYAASMAGVEIDLIVRGICSLRPGLAGISERIRVRALIGRFLEHTRIYYFENDGAPEIYCSSADWMERNMFRRVEVAYPIQDAALRKRVYKDLQYYLKDNLQAWTLNTDGSYERIGVKGRAHPFSAQQTLLETLAERA; from the coding sequence ATGCTCGATAAATCATCAAAATCCCCCAGGCCGGCTGACGTGGACCTGAAGCAGCCCGACCTCTACATCAACCGCGAACTCAGCCACCTCGAATTCAACTGGCGCGTGCTGCTCCAGTCGGAGGACGAGAGCATCCCGCTGCTGGAGCGCCTGCGTTTCCTCTGCATCGCCTCGATCATCCTCGACGAGTTCTTCGAGATCCGCGTGGCCGGATTCAAGCAGAAGGTCGGCGTGGGTTCCTCGCAGGGCGGGCCGGACAACCTGGCGCCGGCCGATGTGCTGAAGACGATCCATGCGCGCGCGAAGATGCTGGTCAAGCGCCAGTACCAGATCCTCAACGATGTCGTGCTGCCGAAGCTCGCCGAAAACAACATCCGCACCATCCGCCGTGCCGGCTGGACGGAGAAACAGGAAGCCTGGCTGCGCAAATTCTTCCACGACGAGCTGCTGCCGATACTGAGCCCGCTCGGGCTCGATCCCGCGCACCCGTTCCCGCGCATGCTGAACAAGAGCCTCAACTTCATCGTCTCGCTGACCGGCAAGGACGCCTTCGGGCGCAACAGCGGCCTGGCCGTGGTGCAGGTGCCGCGCGCCTTGCCGCGCATCATCCGCCTGCCGCAGGAGGAGACCGGGGGCGGTCCGCACGACTTCGTGTTCCTGTCCTCCATCATCCACGCCTACGCCGATGACCTGTTCCACGGCATGAGCGTTACCGGCTGCTACCAGTTCCGCGTCACGCGCAACAGCGACCTGTTCGTGGACGACGAGGAGGTCGATGACCTGCTGCGCGCGGTGGAGGGCGAGCTGTTCTCGCGCCACTACGGCGACACCGTGCGCCTGGAGATCGCGGACAACTGCCCGGACGACCTGGTCGACTTCCTGCTCGAGCAGTTCGGGCTGACGCGCGACGACCTCTACCAGGCCGACGGTCCGGTCAATCTCCACCGCCTGATAGACATCGTCGACACGGTCGACCGGCCGGAGCTCAAGTTCCCCTCGTTCACGCCCAGCCGGCCCGCGCAGCTCGTCGCGGGGGTCGACATGTTCGAGGCCATACGCAAGGGCGACATCCTGCTGCATCACCCGTTCGAATCCTTCGCCCCGGTGATCGAGTTCGTGCGCCAGGCGGCGACCGACCCGCACGTGCTCAGCATCAAACAGACGCTGTACCGCACCGGCTCCGACTCGGCCATCGTCGACTCGCTGGTCATCGCGGCGCGCAGCGGCAAGGAGGTCACGGTGGTGATCGAGCTGCGCGCGCGCTTCGACGAGGAGGCCAACGTGAAGCTGGCCAACCGCCTGCAGGAGGCGGGCGCGCATGTCGTGTACGGCATCGTCGGCTACAAGACGCACGCCAAGATACTGCTGGTGGTGCGGCGCGAGGGCCGCCAGCTCAACAACTATGTGCACCTGAGCACCGGCAACTACCATTCACGCACTGCGCGCCTGTACACCGATTACGGCCTGTTTACCTGTGACAAGGCGACGGGCGAGGACGCGCACAGCGTGTTCCAGCAGCTCACCAGCCTCGGCAAGGTGAGCAAGCTCAACCGCCTGCTGCAGTCGCCCTTCACGCTGCACAAGAGCCTGCTGCAGAAGATCCAGCGCGAGGCGGACAACGCCGCGGCGGGCAAGCCCGCGCGTATCATCATCAAGGTCAATGCGCTGATCGAGCCGCAGCTGATCCAGGCGCTCTACGCCGCCTCGATGGCCGGCGTCGAGATCGACCTGATCGTGCGCGGCATCTGCAGCCTGCGCCCCGGGCTGGCCGGGATCTCGGAGCGCATCCGCGTACGCGCCCTTATCGGGCGCTTCCTCGAGCACACGCGCATCTATTATTTCGAGAACGACGGCGCGCCCGAGATCTACTGCTCCAGCGCGGACTGGATGGAACGCAACATGTTCCGCCGCGTCGAGGTCGCCTACCCGATCCAGGATGCCGCACTGCGCAAGCGGGTGTACAAGGATCTGCAGTATTACCTCAAGGACAATCTGCAGGCCTGGACCCTGAACACCGACGGCAGCTACGAGCGCATCGGCGTCAAGGGCCGCGCCCATCCGTTCTCGGCCCAGCAGACCTTGCTGGAGACGCTGGCGGAGCGGGCGTAG
- a CDS encoding efflux RND transporter periplasmic adaptor subunit, whose protein sequence is MEPPRPSTRAVFFCYGRRLYPVYFTTPDKEIVVPAASRARLSRRAAPLLALLLSLAAAGHAIAATQVIVAPARVERLDDRIEALGTLRSSESVQISSSITETVSAVYFDDGDRVPAGKPLVEMTSDEEHAQLEEARATVDEARRQYERVQSLQEQGTAAASLLDERQRDLETARARLGAIESRLKDRIIKAPFAGVIGLRNVSVGALVEPGDLIATLDDDNRMKLEFSVPSLYLGSLATGLPVVAVTAAFGAREFHGAVTAVDSRVDPVTRSVLVRAILPNPDRSLRPGLLMQVHLLRNVRDGIVIPEEALMPLGDRQFVLVVNEADNNTVERREVRLGARRPGQAEILEGLRAGEKVITHGTTRVKPGDQVAVAAVDDGTVPLRELLEKMP, encoded by the coding sequence ATGGAGCCGCCGCGCCCATCGACACGCGCGGTGTTTTTTTGTTACGGTAGAAGATTGTATCCGGTCTATTTCACCACTCCCGACAAGGAGATAGTCGTGCCCGCCGCATCCCGCGCCCGCCTTTCCCGCCGTGCAGCCCCGCTCCTCGCCCTGCTGCTTTCCCTCGCGGCGGCGGGTCACGCGATCGCGGCCACCCAGGTGATCGTCGCCCCGGCCCGGGTCGAACGCCTCGACGACCGCATCGAGGCGCTGGGCACGCTCAGGTCCAGCGAGTCGGTGCAGATCTCGTCCTCGATCACCGAGACCGTGAGTGCGGTCTACTTCGACGACGGCGACCGCGTCCCCGCGGGCAAGCCGCTGGTGGAGATGACCAGCGACGAGGAGCACGCGCAGCTCGAAGAGGCGCGCGCGACCGTCGACGAGGCGCGCCGCCAGTACGAGCGCGTACAGTCGCTGCAGGAACAGGGCACCGCGGCCGCCTCGCTGCTCGATGAGCGCCAGCGCGACCTGGAGACCGCGCGGGCGCGCCTCGGCGCGATCGAATCGCGCCTCAAGGACCGTATCATCAAGGCGCCGTTCGCCGGCGTGATCGGCCTGCGCAACGTGAGCGTGGGGGCGCTGGTGGAACCCGGCGACCTGATCGCCACCCTGGATGACGACAACCGGATGAAGCTGGAGTTTTCCGTGCCGAGCCTCTACCTCGGCAGCCTCGCGACCGGTCTGCCGGTGGTCGCCGTCACGGCGGCCTTCGGCGCGCGCGAGTTCCACGGCGCGGTCACCGCCGTGGACAGCCGCGTCGATCCGGTCACGCGCTCCGTGCTGGTACGCGCCATCCTGCCCAACCCCGACCGCAGCCTCAGGCCCGGCCTGCTGATGCAGGTGCACCTGCTGCGCAACGTCAGGGACGGCATCGTGATCCCGGAAGAGGCACTGATGCCGCTCGGCGACAGGCAGTTCGTGCTGGTGGTGAACGAGGCGGACAACAACACGGTGGAACGCCGCGAGGTGCGCCTGGGCGCGCGCCGGCCGGGCCAGGCCGAGATCCTGGAGGGGCTGCGGGCGGGCGAGAAGGTGATCACCCACGGCACCACGCGGGTGAAGCCGGGTGACCAGGTCGCCGTCGCGGCGGTGGACGACGGCACGGTGCCGCTGCGCGAACTGCTGGAGAAGATGCCGTAA
- a CDS encoding porin — MKRKSIAIAVTGMLALPLWVSTASALEIYGKLHGSVDLSSNDEEATGQEDSTLAFTNNASRIGFKGKEELSEDLTVTYQAETVIDLDSGGWGGGRNTYVGLMGGFGEVRAGLHDSPYKSATYDMFSDTRADYNAIIGNVHGSVLFDERTPNTILYISPDMSGFQFQGAYILGNAAADDDLPDAEEPDNTGISLAGMYNQGPLSLSVAMETFGIQAETGEPTDDAQAVKLGAGWDLGQGTKLSFIFESAESGVTDESRDAFYIGAMHKMSDNTTLKAAVGQADGLDSDSDFNEDTGATYLALGISQKMSKDTELYALFASVSNDDEGEYRLDGVGFPGTATGPTISSFSFGIVKNFSGKFM, encoded by the coding sequence ATGAAAAGAAAGAGTATTGCGATCGCTGTGACGGGCATGCTTGCGCTGCCCCTGTGGGTATCGACCGCTTCGGCCCTGGAGATCTACGGCAAGCTCCACGGCTCGGTCGATCTTTCCAGCAACGACGAAGAGGCCACCGGCCAGGAAGACAGCACGCTGGCATTCACCAACAACGCCTCGCGCATCGGCTTCAAGGGCAAGGAAGAGCTCAGCGAAGACCTGACCGTGACCTACCAGGCCGAGACCGTCATCGACCTCGACTCCGGCGGCTGGGGCGGCGGCCGCAACACCTACGTCGGCCTGATGGGCGGCTTCGGCGAGGTGCGCGCGGGACTGCACGACAGCCCCTACAAGAGCGCCACCTACGACATGTTCAGCGATACCCGCGCCGACTACAACGCGATCATCGGCAATGTGCATGGCAGCGTGCTCTTCGATGAGCGTACCCCGAACACCATCCTGTACATCTCGCCCGACATGAGCGGCTTCCAGTTCCAGGGTGCGTACATCCTGGGTAACGCCGCCGCCGACGATGACCTGCCGGACGCCGAGGAGCCCGACAACACCGGCATCAGCCTCGCCGGCATGTACAACCAGGGTCCGCTGTCGCTGAGCGTCGCGATGGAGACCTTCGGCATCCAGGCAGAGACCGGCGAGCCGACCGACGATGCGCAGGCGGTCAAGCTGGGCGCGGGTTGGGATCTCGGCCAGGGCACCAAGCTCAGCTTCATCTTCGAGTCGGCCGAGTCTGGCGTCACCGACGAAAGCCGCGACGCCTTCTACATCGGCGCGATGCACAAGATGAGCGACAACACGACGCTGAAGGCGGCCGTCGGACAGGCCGATGGTCTCGACAGCGACAGTGACTTTAATGAAGATACCGGTGCGACGTACCTGGCGCTGGGCATCTCGCAGAAGATGTCGAAGGACACCGAGCTCTACGCGCTGTTCGCCAGCGTCAGCAACGATGACGAGGGTGAGTACAGGCTGGACGGCGTCGGCTTCCCCGGCACTGCCACGGGCCCGACGATCTCCTCGTTCAGCTTCGGTATCGTCAAGAACTTCAGCGGCAAGTTCATGTAA
- a CDS encoding NfeD family protein, with protein MDYGIHDWHWLVLGMLLMIAEIFLASFFIFWFGLGAMVVAAVLWFHPALGPGAQLLLWALSSSLFAFLWFRYIKPLMTDRTKAGIPREAIVGESGQVIRVPAGRTRGVVRFSTPLLGAEEWPFLCEQGVEPGDRVFVKDISGNTLIVEKR; from the coding sequence ATGGACTACGGGATCCACGACTGGCACTGGCTGGTCCTCGGCATGCTGCTGATGATCGCCGAGATCTTCCTCGCGAGCTTCTTCATCTTCTGGTTCGGCCTCGGCGCCATGGTAGTGGCCGCCGTGCTGTGGTTCCACCCCGCGCTCGGCCCCGGCGCGCAATTGCTCCTGTGGGCGCTGTCGTCCTCGCTGTTCGCCTTCCTCTGGTTCCGCTATATCAAGCCGCTGATGACCGACCGGACCAAGGCCGGCATCCCGCGCGAGGCGATCGTCGGGGAAAGCGGCCAGGTCATCCGCGTGCCGGCCGGCAGGACACGCGGCGTGGTGCGTTTCTCGACGCCGCTGCTGGGCGCGGAGGAATGGCCGTTCCTGTGCGAGCAGGGCGTCGAGCCCGGCGACCGCGTCTTCGTCAAGGACATCTCCGGGAATACCCTCATCGTCGAGAAGCGGTGA
- a CDS encoding response regulator, producing the protein MVDGIEPCIAEVESQREWYENALEAGLTLAEERARPEAGVDPDAILRDVLRRLQKLYGFTSLGFARVDETDQSFVLHNCLPEDSTPYIQQEMDHQIEAGTFGWALTQTHALLGRSHDRRFTTVTHVMSTRSRIRGMFIGFLDSPLGDVKDSTMHVLSMILLNAANTIESQVLYHLLREQNRNLEQIVDQRTADLKKARLEAETANQAKSQFIANISHEIRTPLTSIIGFAELGGRAGAGLDAGEYRDALTTIHTAGRHLLEIINNILDLSKLESDRHELETLPVSPLEIAARVNAVMLLEARKKGLDFALHCEFPVPARISTDPTRLTQILLNLCGNAIKFTAHGFVRVMIGYAAERREIRFTVEDSGIGLSEDQSRTLFRPFTQADASTTRKYGGTGLGLYISKQLAEKLGGSIAVDSAPGRGSRFAVTLPTGMAQDDELVYAWPRERGAEAAPEAATEAPMLRGRVLVAEDDTNIQRLIALYLRGTDVDLTMVENGRQAVEQALAGEYDLLVTDLQMPEMGGLEAAEWLRKAGFRKPIIVLSANAGSGLAERCRAAGCTDYLPKPFEGRQLLGLLGRYLDGAADADEGARLEHDPDYLKARAVFMTMLAGAPEAMAAWAARGDWDEMRRLAHRIKGSAGAFGHAEAGIAAGRIEAQIAEARFDSIAAAVQGFNDEVSRALWSGDTARAAG; encoded by the coding sequence ATGGTGGACGGCATCGAACCCTGTATCGCGGAGGTGGAGTCGCAGCGCGAGTGGTATGAGAACGCGCTGGAGGCGGGCCTCACGCTGGCGGAGGAGCGCGCGCGCCCGGAGGCCGGCGTCGATCCGGACGCGATCCTGCGCGACGTGCTGCGCCGCCTGCAGAAACTGTACGGTTTCACCAGCCTCGGCTTCGCCCGCGTCGACGAGACAGACCAGAGCTTCGTCCTGCACAACTGCCTCCCCGAGGACAGCACGCCCTATATCCAGCAGGAGATGGATCACCAGATCGAGGCCGGCACCTTCGGCTGGGCGCTGACGCAGACCCATGCGCTGCTCGGCCGTTCGCATGACCGGCGCTTCACGACGGTCACGCACGTCATGTCGACACGGTCCCGCATCCGCGGCATGTTCATCGGATTTCTCGACAGTCCGCTCGGCGACGTCAAGGATTCGACCATGCATGTGCTCTCGATGATCCTGCTCAACGCGGCCAACACCATCGAGAGCCAAGTCCTGTACCACCTGCTGCGCGAACAGAACCGCAATCTGGAACAGATCGTCGACCAGCGCACCGCGGACCTGAAGAAGGCGCGCCTGGAGGCGGAGACCGCGAACCAGGCCAAGAGCCAGTTCATCGCGAACATCAGCCATGAGATCCGCACCCCGCTGACCTCGATCATCGGCTTCGCCGAGCTGGGCGGCCGCGCGGGCGCCGGCCTGGATGCGGGCGAGTACCGTGACGCGCTGACGACCATCCACACCGCGGGTCGGCACCTGCTGGAGATCATCAACAACATACTCGACCTGTCAAAGCTGGAGTCGGACCGCCATGAACTGGAAACGCTCCCCGTCTCTCCGCTGGAGATCGCGGCGCGGGTGAACGCCGTGATGCTGCTGGAGGCGCGCAAGAAGGGGCTCGATTTCGCGCTGCACTGCGAGTTCCCGGTGCCCGCCCGGATCTCCACCGACCCGACCCGGCTGACCCAGATCCTGCTCAACCTGTGCGGCAACGCCATCAAATTCACCGCGCACGGTTTCGTCAGGGTCATGATCGGTTACGCGGCGGAGCGGCGCGAGATCCGCTTCACGGTGGAGGATTCCGGCATCGGCCTCTCCGAGGATCAGAGCAGAACGTTGTTCCGGCCCTTCACCCAGGCCGACGCATCGACCACGAGGAAATACGGCGGGACCGGTCTGGGACTGTATATCTCCAAGCAGCTGGCGGAGAAGCTCGGCGGATCGATCGCCGTGGACAGCGCACCCGGGCGCGGCAGCCGCTTCGCCGTGACACTCCCGACGGGCATGGCGCAAGACGACGAACTGGTTTATGCGTGGCCGCGCGAGCGCGGGGCGGAAGCCGCGCCGGAGGCCGCCACGGAGGCGCCGATGCTGCGCGGGCGCGTCCTGGTCGCGGAGGACGACACAAACATCCAGCGCCTGATCGCACTCTACCTGCGCGGCACGGATGTCGATCTCACAATGGTGGAGAACGGCAGGCAGGCGGTGGAACAGGCCCTGGCCGGCGAGTATGATCTGCTGGTGACGGACTTGCAGATGCCCGAGATGGGCGGCCTCGAGGCCGCAGAGTGGCTGCGCAAGGCGGGGTTCAGGAAGCCGATCATCGTCCTGTCGGCCAATGCCGGGAGCGGTCTGGCGGAACGATGCCGGGCCGCGGGTTGCACCGACTATCTGCCGAAGCCGTTCGAGGGGCGGCAGTTGCTCGGCCTGCTCGGCAGGTATCTTGACGGCGCGGCGGATGCGGATGAGGGCGCCCGGCTCGAACACGACCCCGATTACCTGAAGGCGCGCGCCGTGTTCATGACGATGCTGGCGGGTGCTCCGGAGGCCATGGCGGCCTGGGCCGCGCGCGGAGACTGGGATGAGATGCGCCGGCTCGCCCATCGCATCAAGGGCTCGGCGGGCGCCTTCGGCCATGCGGAGGCCGGCATCGCGGCGGGCAGGATCGAGGCGCAGATTGCGGAGGCGCGCTTTGACTCCATCGCTGCGGCTGTGCAAGGATTCAATGACGAGGTCTCCCGGGCGCTCTGGTCCGGCGATACCGCCAGGG
- a CDS encoding SPFH/Band 7/PHB domain protein has translation MIVVAVFVVLVIITIGLGVRIVPQGFKHVVQRLGKYHTTLGPGLNVIVPYIDSVAYKVTTKDIVLDIPSQEVITRDNAVIIANAVAYINIIAPEKAVYGVEDYALAIRTLVQTSLRAIIGEMDLDDALSSRDLIKARLKTGISDDIADWGITLKTVEIQDINPSQTMQKAMEEQAAAERQRRATVTRAEGDKTAAILQAEGRLEASRRDAQAQVVLAEASQTAIDKVSQAIRDQELPAVYLLGEKYIEAVRHLSLSPNSKIVVLPADLPAAVRGIMSTLGR, from the coding sequence ATGATAGTCGTAGCGGTCTTCGTCGTACTGGTGATCATCACCATCGGGCTCGGCGTGCGCATCGTGCCGCAGGGCTTCAAGCACGTGGTGCAGCGGCTGGGCAAATACCACACCACGCTCGGCCCGGGCCTCAACGTCATCGTCCCCTACATCGACAGCGTGGCGTACAAGGTCACGACCAAGGACATCGTGCTCGATATTCCCTCGCAGGAGGTTATCACCCGGGACAATGCCGTGATCATCGCCAACGCGGTCGCCTACATCAACATCATCGCACCCGAGAAGGCGGTGTACGGCGTGGAGGACTACGCGCTCGCCATCCGCACCCTGGTGCAGACCTCGCTGCGCGCGATCATCGGCGAGATGGACCTCGACGACGCGCTGTCCTCGCGCGATCTGATCAAGGCCCGGCTCAAGACCGGCATCTCGGACGACATCGCCGACTGGGGCATCACGCTGAAGACGGTGGAGATCCAGGACATCAATCCGTCGCAGACCATGCAGAAGGCGATGGAGGAGCAGGCCGCCGCCGAGCGCCAGCGGCGCGCGACGGTGACGCGCGCGGAGGGCGACAAGACGGCCGCGATCCTGCAGGCCGAGGGCAGGCTCGAGGCCTCGCGGCGCGATGCGCAGGCGCAGGTGGTGCTGGCCGAGGCGAGCCAGACGGCGATCGACAAGGTGAGCCAGGCGATACGCGACCAGGAACTGCCGGCCGTCTACCTGCTGGGTGAAAAATACATCGAGGCGGTCAGGCATCTGTCCCTCTCGCCGAACTCCAAGATCGTCGTCCTGCCGGCGGATCTCCCCGCCGCCGTCCGCGGCATCATGAGCACGCTGGGCAGATAG